From Zingiber officinale cultivar Zhangliang chromosome 5B, Zo_v1.1, whole genome shotgun sequence, the proteins below share one genomic window:
- the LOC121985026 gene encoding BURP domain-containing protein 3-like isoform X1: MSSPPMDRLFVFLPLLSFFLLLRASSDAAMSPQEAYWRTVLPTTPMPSAIADRLSLGATVGSEKTTVSVGKGGVHVNTGKPGRGTTVNVGGVHMTNKKPMGRPDSFRNYGPPDRRPDSFRNYGPPDRRPDSFRNYGPPDRRPDSFRNYAATETQIHDDPNAALFFLESNLRPGAAMTVHFTRPSAFRAAFLPRREADAIPFSSARLPEILDRLSIKPGSPEAETTLSTLQECERSAVPGERKLCATSLESMVDFSVANLGTRRVVAASTAVSKAGTPLQTYTIQGVRKTVAAEGRLVACHSVEYAYAVFYCHTSAARAYMVSLVGADGAKVEAVAVCHTDTAGWNPNHMAFKVLKVIPGTVPVCHYLPEDNLVWSRSN; encoded by the exons ATGTCTTCTCCTCCAATGGATCGCCTGTTTGTGTTCCTCCCTCTGCTTTCGTTCTTCTTG CTTCTTCGCGCTTCGAGTGATGCGGCCATGTCTCCCCAGGAAGCCTATTGGCGTACTGTCCTCCCTACCACTCCCATGCCGAGTGCCATCGCTGATCGTCTCTCTCTTG GTGCGACGGTGGGGAGTGAGAAGACGACTGTAAGTGTTGGTAAAGGCGGTGTGCATGTTAACACTGGGAAGCCCGGCCGCGGCACCACCGTCAACGTCGGCGGCGTACATATGACTAACAAGAAGCCCATGGGCAGACCGGACTCCTTTAGGAATTACGGGCCACCCGACCGCAGACCGGACTCCTTTAGGAATTACGGGCCACCCGACCGCAGACCGGACTCCTTTAGGAATTACGGGCCACCCGACCGCAGACCGGACTCCTTTAGGAATTACGCGGCGACTGAGACCCAAATCCATGACGACCCCAACGCCGCCCTGTTCTTCCTCGAGAGCAACCTCCGGCCCGGCGCCGCCATGACCGTCCATTTCACTCGACCCAGCGCCTTCCGTGCAGCCTTCCTCCCGCGGAGGGAGGCTGACGCCATCCCTTTCTCGTCGGCGAGGCTCCCGGAGATCCTCGACCGGCTCTCCATCAAACCCGGTTCGCCGGAAGCAGAGACGACTCTGAGCACGCTGCAGGAGTGCGAGCGCTCCGCGGTTCCCGGCGAGAGGAAGCTCTGCGCGACTTCGCTGGAATCGATGGTGGACTTCAGCGTCGCCAACCTCGGGACGCGGCGCGTAGTAGCGGCGTCGACGGCGGTGAGCAAGGCAGGGACGCCGCTGCAGACGTACACGATCCAGGGGGTGAGGAAGACAGTGGCGGCCGAGGGGAGGCTGGTGGCGTGCCATTCGGTGGAGTACGCGTACGCGGTGTTCTACTGCCACACGTCGGCGGCGAGGGCGTACATGGTGTCGCTGGTGGGGGCGGACGGGGCGAAGGTGGAGGCGGTGGCGGTGTGCCATACCGACACCGCGGGCTGGAACCCCAACCACATGGCCTTCAAGGTGCTGAAGGTGATTCCAGGGACGGTGCCAGTGTGCCACTACCTGCCGGAGGACAACTTGGTGTGGAGCCGCAGCAATTAA
- the LOC121985026 gene encoding BURP domain-containing protein 6-like isoform X2, protein MSSPPMDRLFVFLPLLSFFLLLRASSDAAMSPQEAYWRTVLPTTPMPSAIADRLSLGATVGSEKTTVSVGKGGVHVNTGKPGRGTTVNVGGVHMTNKKPMGRPDSFRNYGPPDRRPDSFRNYGPPDRRPDSFRNYAATETQIHDDPNAALFFLESNLRPGAAMTVHFTRPSAFRAAFLPRREADAIPFSSARLPEILDRLSIKPGSPEAETTLSTLQECERSAVPGERKLCATSLESMVDFSVANLGTRRVVAASTAVSKAGTPLQTYTIQGVRKTVAAEGRLVACHSVEYAYAVFYCHTSAARAYMVSLVGADGAKVEAVAVCHTDTAGWNPNHMAFKVLKVIPGTVPVCHYLPEDNLVWSRSN, encoded by the exons ATGTCTTCTCCTCCAATGGATCGCCTGTTTGTGTTCCTCCCTCTGCTTTCGTTCTTCTTG CTTCTTCGCGCTTCGAGTGATGCGGCCATGTCTCCCCAGGAAGCCTATTGGCGTACTGTCCTCCCTACCACTCCCATGCCGAGTGCCATCGCTGATCGTCTCTCTCTTG GTGCGACGGTGGGGAGTGAGAAGACGACTGTAAGTGTTGGTAAAGGCGGTGTGCATGTTAACACTGGGAAGCCCGGCCGCGGCACCACCGTCAACGTCGGCGGCGTACATATGACTAACAAGAAGCCCATGGGCAGACCGGACTCCTTTAGGAATTACGGGCCACCCGACCGCAGACCGGACTCCTTTAGGAATTACGGGCCAC CCGACCGCAGACCGGACTCCTTTAGGAATTACGCGGCGACTGAGACCCAAATCCATGACGACCCCAACGCCGCCCTGTTCTTCCTCGAGAGCAACCTCCGGCCCGGCGCCGCCATGACCGTCCATTTCACTCGACCCAGCGCCTTCCGTGCAGCCTTCCTCCCGCGGAGGGAGGCTGACGCCATCCCTTTCTCGTCGGCGAGGCTCCCGGAGATCCTCGACCGGCTCTCCATCAAACCCGGTTCGCCGGAAGCAGAGACGACTCTGAGCACGCTGCAGGAGTGCGAGCGCTCCGCGGTTCCCGGCGAGAGGAAGCTCTGCGCGACTTCGCTGGAATCGATGGTGGACTTCAGCGTCGCCAACCTCGGGACGCGGCGCGTAGTAGCGGCGTCGACGGCGGTGAGCAAGGCAGGGACGCCGCTGCAGACGTACACGATCCAGGGGGTGAGGAAGACAGTGGCGGCCGAGGGGAGGCTGGTGGCGTGCCATTCGGTGGAGTACGCGTACGCGGTGTTCTACTGCCACACGTCGGCGGCGAGGGCGTACATGGTGTCGCTGGTGGGGGCGGACGGGGCGAAGGTGGAGGCGGTGGCGGTGTGCCATACCGACACCGCGGGCTGGAACCCCAACCACATGGCCTTCAAGGTGCTGAAGGTGATTCCAGGGACGGTGCCAGTGTGCCACTACCTGCCGGAGGACAACTTGGTGTGGAGCCGCAGCAATTAA
- the LOC121985026 gene encoding BURP domain-containing protein 6-like isoform X3 has protein sequence MSSPPMDRLFVFLPLLSFFLLLRASSDAAMSPQEAYWRTVLPTTPMPSAIADRLSLGATVGSEKTTVSVGKGGVHVNTGKPGRGTTVNVGGVHMTNKKPMGRPDSFRNYGPPDRRPDSFRNYGPPDRRPDSFRNYAATETQIHDDPNAALFFLESNLRPGAAMTVHFTRPSAFRAAFLPRREADAIPFSSARLPEILDRLSIKPGSPEAETTLSTLQECERSAVPGERKLCATSLESMVDFSVANLGTRRVVAASTAVSKAGTPLQTYTIQGVRKTVAAEGRLVACHSVEYAYAVFYCHTSAARAYMVSLVGADGAKVEAVAVCHTDTAGWNPNHMAFKVLKVIPGTVPVCHYLPEDNLVWSRSN, from the exons ATGTCTTCTCCTCCAATGGATCGCCTGTTTGTGTTCCTCCCTCTGCTTTCGTTCTTCTTG CTTCTTCGCGCTTCGAGTGATGCGGCCATGTCTCCCCAGGAAGCCTATTGGCGTACTGTCCTCCCTACCACTCCCATGCCGAGTGCCATCGCTGATCGTCTCTCTCTTG GTGCGACGGTGGGGAGTGAGAAGACGACTGTAAGTGTTGGTAAAGGCGGTGTGCATGTTAACACTGGGAAGCCCGGCCGCGGCACCACCGTCAACGTCGGCGGCGTACATATGACTAACAAGAAGCCCATGGGCAGACCGGACTCCTTTAG GAATTACGGGCCACCCGACCGCAGACCGGACTCCTTTAGGAATTACGGGCCACCCGACCGCAGACCGGACTCCTTTAGGAATTACGCGGCGACTGAGACCCAAATCCATGACGACCCCAACGCCGCCCTGTTCTTCCTCGAGAGCAACCTCCGGCCCGGCGCCGCCATGACCGTCCATTTCACTCGACCCAGCGCCTTCCGTGCAGCCTTCCTCCCGCGGAGGGAGGCTGACGCCATCCCTTTCTCGTCGGCGAGGCTCCCGGAGATCCTCGACCGGCTCTCCATCAAACCCGGTTCGCCGGAAGCAGAGACGACTCTGAGCACGCTGCAGGAGTGCGAGCGCTCCGCGGTTCCCGGCGAGAGGAAGCTCTGCGCGACTTCGCTGGAATCGATGGTGGACTTCAGCGTCGCCAACCTCGGGACGCGGCGCGTAGTAGCGGCGTCGACGGCGGTGAGCAAGGCAGGGACGCCGCTGCAGACGTACACGATCCAGGGGGTGAGGAAGACAGTGGCGGCCGAGGGGAGGCTGGTGGCGTGCCATTCGGTGGAGTACGCGTACGCGGTGTTCTACTGCCACACGTCGGCGGCGAGGGCGTACATGGTGTCGCTGGTGGGGGCGGACGGGGCGAAGGTGGAGGCGGTGGCGGTGTGCCATACCGACACCGCGGGCTGGAACCCCAACCACATGGCCTTCAAGGTGCTGAAGGTGATTCCAGGGACGGTGCCAGTGTGCCACTACCTGCCGGAGGACAACTTGGTGTGGAGCCGCAGCAATTAA